AAACGCCAGGTCGGCGTCAAAGATTCAGGGTATATTATTCCTGGTCACGGTGGGATTCTGGATCGCATCGATAGCATCCTCTTCACCGGGCCGGTTGTCTACTACATGATCGTATTGTTTACAAGGTAAGGCAGGAACGGGTCATGATTACAACCATCACGACCAGCCGGGAACAGTGGACTCCCGATACGGCACTGGCCGGCTTTGAAACGAGGTCGATCAATCTGCGCAGTGGCCGGGCAGTGTTGATCCGCCAGATCAACCCGCCAAACCAGGGCCGAGCCGTGCTGTACGTTCACGGCTACTCCGACTACTTTTTCCAGGCCCATCTGGCCGATGTGTTCCGTGCCCACGGCTACGCATTCTACGCCATTGATCTACCCGGCCACGGTCGTGCAATTGAAACTGGTCAGATTCCCTGTTTCTACCGCGACATCACCGAATTTTACCCGTTCCTCGACGCCGCGATAAACCTGATCGATGCCGAACAGCAGCAACCCTGGCTGGTATTGCACGGCCATTCGGCAGGAGGACTGATCACTGCCCTGTACGCCGCCGAAGGTCAGCAGCGTGAACGGATCGGCGCCCTGGTGCTCAATAGTCCATTCTTCGACTTTTTTATTGATCGGGTGACCCGGGCATCGATCCCGTTGGTGATGTGGCTTGGGCGTATCCAACCAACGCGCGTCGTCGGCAAGCTCTCCCCGGTGTATGGCGAGAGCATCTATCGCGGCGCCGGTGGCGAATGGGAGTTCGATCAACGCTGGAAACCGGTGCAGGGAATTCCTATGCGAGCCGGCACAGCCCGGGCCGTCCTGCTGGCTCAACGCCGCTTGCGGCGTGGATTAGGCATTCGCTGCCCGATTCTGATCGCGCATTCAGCACGCTCGGCCTGGCCCATCGCCGGCAGTCCAGAGGTCGGACGCGCCGATGTGGTTCTCGACGTGGCCCATATGCGTCGTGATGGCCCAAGCCTGGGGGATGATGTGACCATGATCGCAATTGATGGTGGACTGCACGATCTGGCCCTCTCTCCTCCACCTGTCCGCGAACACTACTTTCGTGAGATGATGGCCTGGCTGGCAGAGGTAGCGGCGCGTCAACCGGTAACGTAAAGCAGAGGGTACTTCATGCGGCAGTGGCTCATCGCGTTCACGATTATCCTGACCAGCCTGTTGCCATTTCCAGCCTATCCACTGCCGCCAGAGTTTTGTTTCTGTCAGGCCACCCCTATTTGGGTTCACACTGATCCGCCGGCCCAACACGAAGTCGCGCTCTTTCGCCGCCAACTCGATCTCGCTACATCGGCAACTGATGTCACGCTCGCCATTTTTGCCGACACACGCTATGAAGCGTATCTCAATGGTCAGCTTATCGGACGCGGGCCGGCTCGTTTCTCTCGCCAGCATCGTGAGTATGATCTGCTACCGGTCGGCACATTATCAGCAGGATCGCATGTGCTCGTTGTGCGCGTGCAATGGGCACCTAACAACCGTCGCAGCGAGTCGGAACGACCCTTTCTCTGGACTTTGTTACAAAGCGGCACCCGAACCCTGACTGCAAGCGGATCAGACTGGCAGGCGCAACTGCTCACCGCCTACCGCAGCGATGCCGCCCCGATTCATCGCTGGAACCTGATCGGTCCGACCGAACTGGTTGATCTGGCCCTTCTCCCGCCCGACTGGCAAATAAACGGCGGTACCGGAACCTGGCGCTCTGCAGTACCGGTAAGTCCATCACCAGCCACATTTGCTCCCCGCTCGATCCCGCAACTGGTTGATGTTCCTGTCCCGGTTGACGTGATCGGTACTGGTCGATTCGATCCTGCATTCATCCCAATAGAGTTTGCGGGTGGCGTGGAAGCAGCGACTGTACCACTTACCGTCAATCGCCAGGTCGTACTGACCTTCCTGGGTCTCGACGATGCACTTACCAGACAACTGACTGTAAACGGTCAATCCCTGAGCTGGCAGCCGGCAATCGGTCGCCCTCCGGGTATCGTCACTGCCCAGTACCCGCTCTCAGCCGGTAGCCATATCCTGCGTCTGAACGGGTTACAGAACCAGCCGGAAGGCTGGACGATCCTTATTTCCAGAGATGGCTTGACGAACATCCCACCATTGACCTTTGGCGCACACGCCGGACGACGATTGTTGCTGGCACCTCCTCAACCAGACCTACACGTAGTTAGCATGATCGGCCAGTCTTGGCAAACAGTGCGCTTCCAACCGGGAGGTGGGTATCTCGTACTCGATCTTGGTCGCACCGTCCATGGGCGATTAAGCGTCGGAGTGAGGGGAGCGGCAGGCAGTATCATCGATATCGGTTGGGACGAACGGTTATGGCAAAACGTTATACCACTTCCGTTTCCCGGCCCATTACACTCAGAATGGAACCAGGTTGACTCGTGGCGGCTCGATGGCCGTTCACATACCATCACCACCATTGATACCCGAGCCGGACGCTATATTCTCATTGCTGTCTGGAGCAGTGAACCGGTAGAATTGCACAATCTTCAGGTTGTTGAAGAACGCTACCCGGTTACGCAAATCGGTTCTTTCACCAGCGATGATCCACTGCTCAATCACATCTGGCAGGTAGGTGTTGATAGTCTACTCCCCAACATGACCGACGCCTACACCGATACACCCTGGCGTGAACGGGGACAATGGTGGGGCGATGCGTATGTTGCCGATCATATCAATCGCGTGGCGTTCGGCGATCACGCTTTACGACAACGTGGCATACGTCAGATAGGCGATGCGTTTACCGCCGAAGGTGTTCCGGCAGCGCTTGCCCCCAATCCGGGATCGAATCGAATGCTTGACTACGGCATGTTGTGGGTGCAGTCGATTGCCGATGATCTACGCCTCACCGGCGATCTGGAACTGGCCCTTGAGGAATGGCCAACCATTGCCCGCTTTCTCGATCATCTCAGTACCTACCATAACCCAACCACCGGACTGCTCGATCTACCGGTTGGCCTATGGTCACAAACCACCTATCTTGACAGCAGCGCGACCAATGCCCGTTACGGTCAATCAACGGCGGTAAACGCAATGTACTACGGAACGTTGCGAGCGGCTGCATCCATTGCTACAGCTCTCGGTGAAACGGCAACAGCCGAACGTCTGGAACGTACAGCAGCGACATTGCGCACTCAGATCAACCGTTACCTCTATGACCAGACCACACGTCGGTACATTACCACCATCATTGCCGGTCAACCGGTTCCTCCTGGCCCACATGTCCAGGCCCTGGCACTGACTTATGAGGTAGTACCGGACAGTGAAGTACCGGCTGTAGCTGATGCGTTACTTACCCTCATTGTTCGCGATCCAACACGAGCGAATCTTCAACTCTACGGCATGTTCTGGGTCTTGCAGGGACTGAGCAATGCCGGACGCATACAGGATGCACTTGCTTTAATCAAGCAGCTCTACGGCTGGCAACTGGCGCAGGGCGCAACGACATGGTGGGAGCATCTGTTCGCCGACCAATACTGGTTTGCCAGTCGATCACATAGCTGGAGTGGTGCCCCCACCTGGTTTCTTTCCACCGTTATCGTGGGGGCACGTCAGATTGGTACAACAACCTGGGAAGTAATTCCGGCATGGCAAGGCGTCAGCACAGCTTCGGGAAAAATTCCCTTGTCATCCGGGTTTCTCAGTGTAACATGGGAACAGCCGGATTGCGCGCTACGACGAGTGACAATCCAGGCACCGACGGGAACCCAGGGGAGTATCTGGCTACCCCCACCCACAGCTTCGACTATTGTCACGCTGAATGGAGCTGAGATCTGGTCTGCAACATATCGTGATCCTATCATTGCTCAAGACAGTAACAATCGTCTCCAAATCACCATCTCACACGGAGGCATCTATACAATCGAACAGCGCCAGACATGCACGAACATCTGGTTACCGATGATTCAACGTTAGCTGCACAGTGAGGTGACATCTTGTATCGACATCGTCTCATCTTTGTCCTGGTAATGTGGTTGATCGCCATTGCATTACCCGCAGCGGCCCAAACCCCAACCAACATCTCAACCATCTATCTCCCATTGGTATCGGCAAACACCATTCGTCCACTCGGTTTTGAAACAAACACTGGCTGGCTCTCTGCATCTAGTGTCTATCCCCAGGCTGCCAACCTCAATGCCCATTGGGTTCGGCTCAATACCCTGAGCTGGCGCGAAGCTCAGCCTACCATGGGATCATCGATTAATTGGAGTGCGCCCAGCTTTACGCGCTTTGAAGCCGAAGTAGCGGCTGCCAATGCCCTTGGCCTGCAAGTTATGGCCATCATCGATGACCATCCATCGTGGGCGACAGGGAGTAATCACATCTGTGCCGCCATCCTCGATCAATATCATGATGAATTCGCAGCCTTTGTCCGAGCCGTGGTTGCAAAATACAGTCAGGCACCACACTACGTGCGCTATTGGGAGTTGGGCAACGAGCCAGATGTCGATCCCAGACTGGTTGGCGAGAACTCACCATTTGGCTGTTGGGGTGTCATTGAGGATGAATACTACGGCGGTGAACGGTATGGACGGATGTTGATGACAGTGACGCCACAAATCCGTGCTGCCGATCCGGGAGCCAAAGTCGTTTTTGGCGGTTTATTACTGGCAAGACCGCAAAACGGCCCAAATAACAACGACGGTAAGCCATTCAATTTTCTCGAAGGGGCATTACGAGCGGGTGCGGGACCTTATTTCGATATCCTTGCTTTTCACTCCTACCCGACCTACTTTGAAGAAATTGGGGTGAATAATGCCCATGTCGATTTCGACAAACATCCGATAACGTTCGGTGGTGCATGGGCATCGCGTGGCGGGGCCACGCTGGGCAAGATAAACTTCTTGCGCGACGTAATGCAGCGTTATGGCATCAATAAACCTCTGTTCCTCAATGAAACCGGTTTGTTGTGTGATGACAGGTACACCTCTTATGTCCCGGTTTCCGGTAGTTGTAATGCAGCAGCCCCGACCCTTCAGCAGGCACAAGCCAATCACCTGATCCGCTCATCAATGCGTGCGATAGCGGCCGGTGTTGAGACGTACATCTGGTATACCTTGCAAGGGCCAGGGTGGCGTCACGCAGGCTTGCTCGACGGAAGCCAACAACCACGCCCGGCATATATTGCGATGAAAACGGCCATTGAGCGTCTCAATGAGGTACGCATTCCGCCGCAAGCCTTCACCGGGTACGGCACCGGTTTTGAAGCCTACCGCTTCAGCGGCAATGGCTTTGTGCTCGATGTGGTCTGGTCGGTTGATGATACGCTCCGCCAGATTACGCTACCGGCCAGTTCGTTTATCGCCGCCTATACCCGTGATGGCGCACCAATTGTACCTACCATATCAGGTGGTACCGCAACACTTAACGTCGGTTTTGAGAATATCTATCTGAAACGAAAGCCATAGGTAGACGCGAGGATCTATTGCTCTGGTTGTCGTGCTAGGGTGTGCTGAAACAGGGTCGAATCCCTTGACGCGACCAGATCGATCCGGTACACTACCTATGCACACGAGCGGCGGCGGGCGGTTGGCTCGTCGCCGTTATTACTCTACCATTGGAGCGAACTATGCTCGTAGCAGATGTGACTTCTATCTGGCAACAGGTTGCAGGAAGTTTTCTTGACCCCTTACTGACTGTGTTAGTCTTTCTCCTGATGCTCAGCCTGCTGGTGATTGTCCACGAATTGGGACACCTGTGGGTTGGCCTGCGAATGGGGATCAAAGTTGAGGAGTTCGGGATCGGATTCCCACCCCGCGCTCTGGTGCTGTTTGAGCGAAACGGGATTAAGTATACCCTCAACTGGCTCCCGCTCGGCGGTTTTGTGCGCTTTGCCGGAATGGATGGCGAGAAAGATGCGGTGTACGGTACCGGCAGTCTGGCCGCTGCCCCACCGTGGCGTAAAATTCCGGTCATGCTGGCCGGCCCGGTGATGAACTTTGTGCTGGCCGTTGTGATCTTCAGCATCCTCTTCGCAACCGTAGGTGTGCCAACGCCAACCGGTCGGATGCTGATTAGCAATGTCTTTCCCGGTACTCCCGCAGCAGTGGCCGGTTTCCAGGCCGGGGATGAGCTGATCTTGCTTGATGGTGAACCGGTGTACGACGAAACGACCATCCGTGCAGTTGCCCAACGCCGCCTGGGTACAACAATCGAGGCTGTTGTCCTGCGCAACGGGACAGAGGTTACGCTACAGGTCACCCCTGGCCCCTGGACGGCTCCTGACGGACGAGAGTTCAGTGCCGGTTTTGGCTTCAGTTACGGCCCACAAGTGGAGAATCAGCCGATCAATCCGCTTGCTGCATTTGGTGCCGGTTTGATGCACAGCGTTGATTTGACCGGTCGGATGGTGATGATGCTGGCCGACCTGCCGGCAGCCCTGGCCGGACTATTCAGTCCAACACCACCCCCAACCGGAGAGCCTCTAGGGCCAGTTGGAATCGCCCGTGCCACCGGTGAGGTGATTCGGCAACCTGACGGC
This genomic window from Chloroflexus aurantiacus J-10-fl contains:
- a CDS encoding alpha/beta hydrolase; the protein is MITTITTSREQWTPDTALAGFETRSINLRSGRAVLIRQINPPNQGRAVLYVHGYSDYFFQAHLADVFRAHGYAFYAIDLPGHGRAIETGQIPCFYRDITEFYPFLDAAINLIDAEQQQPWLVLHGHSAGGLITALYAAEGQQRERIGALVLNSPFFDFFIDRVTRASIPLVMWLGRIQPTRVVGKLSPVYGESIYRGAGGEWEFDQRWKPVQGIPMRAGTARAVLLAQRRLRRGLGIRCPILIAHSARSAWPIAGSPEVGRADVVLDVAHMRRDGPSLGDDVTMIAIDGGLHDLALSPPPVREHYFREMMAWLAEVAARQPVT
- a CDS encoding cellulase family glycosylhydrolase — protein: MYRHRLIFVLVMWLIAIALPAAAQTPTNISTIYLPLVSANTIRPLGFETNTGWLSASSVYPQAANLNAHWVRLNTLSWREAQPTMGSSINWSAPSFTRFEAEVAAANALGLQVMAIIDDHPSWATGSNHICAAILDQYHDEFAAFVRAVVAKYSQAPHYVRYWELGNEPDVDPRLVGENSPFGCWGVIEDEYYGGERYGRMLMTVTPQIRAADPGAKVVFGGLLLARPQNGPNNNDGKPFNFLEGALRAGAGPYFDILAFHSYPTYFEEIGVNNAHVDFDKHPITFGGAWASRGGATLGKINFLRDVMQRYGINKPLFLNETGLLCDDRYTSYVPVSGSCNAAAPTLQQAQANHLIRSSMRAIAAGVETYIWYTLQGPGWRHAGLLDGSQQPRPAYIAMKTAIERLNEVRIPPQAFTGYGTGFEAYRFSGNGFVLDVVWSVDDTLRQITLPASSFIAAYTRDGAPIVPTISGGTATLNVGFENIYLKRKP
- a CDS encoding MGH1-like glycoside hydrolase domain-containing protein, which codes for MRQWLIAFTIILTSLLPFPAYPLPPEFCFCQATPIWVHTDPPAQHEVALFRRQLDLATSATDVTLAIFADTRYEAYLNGQLIGRGPARFSRQHREYDLLPVGTLSAGSHVLVVRVQWAPNNRRSESERPFLWTLLQSGTRTLTASGSDWQAQLLTAYRSDAAPIHRWNLIGPTELVDLALLPPDWQINGGTGTWRSAVPVSPSPATFAPRSIPQLVDVPVPVDVIGTGRFDPAFIPIEFAGGVEAATVPLTVNRQVVLTFLGLDDALTRQLTVNGQSLSWQPAIGRPPGIVTAQYPLSAGSHILRLNGLQNQPEGWTILISRDGLTNIPPLTFGAHAGRRLLLAPPQPDLHVVSMIGQSWQTVRFQPGGGYLVLDLGRTVHGRLSVGVRGAAGSIIDIGWDERLWQNVIPLPFPGPLHSEWNQVDSWRLDGRSHTITTIDTRAGRYILIAVWSSEPVELHNLQVVEERYPVTQIGSFTSDDPLLNHIWQVGVDSLLPNMTDAYTDTPWRERGQWWGDAYVADHINRVAFGDHALRQRGIRQIGDAFTAEGVPAALAPNPGSNRMLDYGMLWVQSIADDLRLTGDLELALEEWPTIARFLDHLSTYHNPTTGLLDLPVGLWSQTTYLDSSATNARYGQSTAVNAMYYGTLRAAASIATALGETATAERLERTAATLRTQINRYLYDQTTRRYITTIIAGQPVPPGPHVQALALTYEVVPDSEVPAVADALLTLIVRDPTRANLQLYGMFWVLQGLSNAGRIQDALALIKQLYGWQLAQGATTWWEHLFADQYWFASRSHSWSGAPTWFLSTVIVGARQIGTTTWEVIPAWQGVSTASGKIPLSSGFLSVTWEQPDCALRRVTIQAPTGTQGSIWLPPPTASTIVTLNGAEIWSATYRDPIIAQDSNNRLQITISHGGIYTIEQRQTCTNIWLPMIQR
- a CDS encoding M50 family metallopeptidase; translation: MLVADVTSIWQQVAGSFLDPLLTVLVFLLMLSLLVIVHELGHLWVGLRMGIKVEEFGIGFPPRALVLFERNGIKYTLNWLPLGGFVRFAGMDGEKDAVYGTGSLAAAPPWRKIPVMLAGPVMNFVLAVVIFSILFATVGVPTPTGRMLISNVFPGTPAAVAGFQAGDELILLDGEPVYDETTIRAVAQRRLGTTIEAVVLRNGTEVTLQVTPGPWTAPDGREFSAGFGFSYGPQVENQPINPLAAFGAGLMHSVDLTGRMVMMLADLPAALAGLFSPTPPPTGEPLGPVGIARATGEVIRQPDGFVSFWSLTAVLSLNLFILNLLPIPALDGSHILFALIEWVRGKKLPPEKEALVHAFGFMALMGLMALLTVNDVLNAVQGTPIFGR